The Haloplanus natans DSM 17983 DNA segment GGTGAACCTCGCCGCGGGCGACCGCCCGGCGGGACGTGTCGGGTTTGCCGCCCACGTCGACCATCTGAACCGACCCGGACTCGTCGGTGTGGGTCAGGTCGTCCCCCGGCGCACCGTCGTCACTCATCGCGACCACCCCACAGGGCCCGCGGCAGTTCGGGTAAGAGGTCGCTCGCCAGCAACCCGTACCCCTGTCGGTCGACGACCCGGTCGCCCGCGAGGCCGTTGGCGTAGGCGGCGAGCGTCCCGGCGTCGACCGGGTCCCCCGTCGAGAGGAGCGCCCCCGCCATTCCCGCGAGCACGTCGCCGGTGCCGCCGACGGTCATCCCCGGGTTGCCAGTGCGATTCGCCCGCGACGCGGTGCCGTCGGATATCACGTCGTACGCGCCCTTAACGAGGAGCGCGTGACCGATCTCGGCCGCGAAGTCGGCTACCGCGTCCAGCCGGTCGCGCCAGTCGTCCGCGCTCGGCCCACCCATCCCCCGAAGTTCGCCCTGGTGGGGCGTACAGAGCAGGGTCGCGTCGGTGTCCACCTCGGGGACGACCTGCAGGGCGTCGGCGTCGATCACCGCCCGCCCGTCGTAGTCGGCGAGGAACGTCCGCACTGCGTCGAGGGTCGCCTCGTGGGTCCCCAGCCCCGGCCCGAAGACGACGGCGTCGTGGTCGGCCGCGAGGGAACGAACGTGGTCGAGGCTCTCGGCCGCGAACCGGGCGCCGTCGAACGGGCGGAGGATCAGTCCCGCCTCGAACCCCTGCACCTCGCGGGCGACTGTGCGGGGACAGGCGACACGCACCAGGTCGGCGCCGGCGCGCATCGCCGCCTGTGCGGCGAGGGCGGGCGCACCCGTGTACGGTCCGCCGCCAACGACGAGCACTTCGCCGAAGTCGCCCTTGTGGGCGTCGCTCGGGCGGGAGAGGAGGCGTCGGTCGCCGGGGCCGGCGAACAGTTCGGCCGTCTCGGGGATGCCGATGTCGGCGACTGTCACGTCCCAGCCGCCGAGTCCGGGTTTGTCGTCGTGGAACGTGACGACGTGGTCGGCGTCGACGGCGACGCCCGCCGCCTCGCCCGTATCGGCGTCGACGCCGGAGGGCACGTCGACAGCGACGACGGCCGCATCGGACTCGTTGATCGCCGCCGCGGCCGAGCGCTCGGGTTCGCGGAGCGCGCCCGTCACGCCCGTCCCGAGCATCGCGTCGACGACCACGTCGGGAGCGCCGAGGTCGAGGTCCCGGGAGTCGCGGACAACGTGGGTGTCGTACTCCGCTCGCACCAACGCGTCCCAGTTCTTGCGCGCGATGTCCGTCGCGATGGTCTCGGGTCGGCCGAGGAGGTGAACTGCGGCGTCGTAGTCGTCGAGGAAGCGCGCGGCGACGAAGGCGTCGCCGCCGTTGTTGCCGCGGCCACAGACCAGCGCGACCGAGGCGCCGGGGTCGGCGACCGAGCGGACCGCGGCGGCGACGGCGTTGCCGCTCGACTCCA contains these protein-coding regions:
- a CDS encoding bifunctional ADP-dependent NAD(P)H-hydrate dehydratase/NAD(P)H-hydrate epimerase, with the translated sequence MITAERMAAVDENAAALGVSRKQLMESSGNAVAAAVRSVADPGASVALVCGRGNNGGDAFVAARFLDDYDAAVHLLGRPETIATDIARKNWDALVRAEYDTHVVRDSRDLDLGAPDVVVDAMLGTGVTGALREPERSAAAAINESDAAVVAVDVPSGVDADTGEAAGVAVDADHVVTFHDDKPGLGGWDVTVADIGIPETAELFAGPGDRRLLSRPSDAHKGDFGEVLVVGGGPYTGAPALAAQAAMRAGADLVRVACPRTVAREVQGFEAGLILRPFDGARFAAESLDHVRSLAADHDAVVFGPGLGTHEATLDAVRTFLADYDGRAVIDADALQVVPEVDTDATLLCTPHQGELRGMGGPSADDWRDRLDAVADFAAEIGHALLVKGAYDVISDGTASRANRTGNPGMTVGGTGDVLAGMAGALLSTGDPVDAGTLAAYANGLAGDRVVDRQGYGLLASDLLPELPRALWGGRDE